A stretch of Tripterygium wilfordii isolate XIE 37 chromosome 11, ASM1340144v1, whole genome shotgun sequence DNA encodes these proteins:
- the LOC120009334 gene encoding F-box/kelch-repeat protein At1g22040 isoform X2 — protein sequence MGAILSLAGPKCKTSEYSEVPQNDGCKRQKISSNIFEESPRLVSQKWKATIMTPELLKLRKELGRTEEWVYILTKSEDDKLFWHALDPSSRKWQRLPPLPSILCEEEPSKGLSGLWNMIGPSINIADLLRRWLGRKDAMDEIPFCGSAIGAVNGCIYLLGGFSRSSAMKCVWRFDPISNVWSEANPMSVGRAYCKTGILNNKLYVVGGVSRGPGGLSPLRSAEVYDPCSDTWSQVPSMPFSKAQALPTPFLVDMLKPIATGMISYSGRLCVPQSLYSWPFFVDVGGEMYDPETNSWTEMPVGMGEGWPARRAGTKVSVVVDDELYALDPSNSLDSGKIKVYDQREDAWKVVIGKVPICDFSDAESPSLLAAFHGKLHVIAKDASRQIEVLQADLRDDLGSSPSSSSSSPGSLEEHPDLLPESDTVVWKVIAARDFGSAELVSCQVLEI from the exons ATGGGAGCCATTTTGAGCTTGGCTGGTCCCAAGTGTAAGACAAGTGAGTACAGCGAggtcccacaaaatgatggctGTAAGCGGCAAAAAATATCCTCAAACATTTTTGAAGAGAGCCCAAG GTTGGTGTCTCAAAAATGGAAGGCAACTATTATGACCCCCGAGCTGttaaaattgagaaaagaaCTTGGAAGGACAGAAGAATGGGTATATATATTGACCAAGAGTGAAGATGATAAACTTTTCTGGCATGCTTTGGATCCTTCATCAAGAAAATGGCAGAGACTGCCGCCGTTGCCTAGCATTTTATGTGAAGAAGAACCTAGCAAGGGTTTGTCTGGCCTATGGAACATGATAGGGCCAAGTATAAATATTGCTGATCTATTAAGGAGATGGCTTGGGCGAAAAGATGCAATGGATGAAATACCATTTTGTGGTTCTGCCATTGGTGCTGTCAATGGATGTATATATTTGCTTGGTGGATTCTCTAGATCTTCGGCCATGAAATGTGTTTGGAGATTTGATCCTATTTCAAACGTATGGAGTGAAGCCAATCCCATGTCCGTTGGTAGGGCCTACTGTAAAACTGGGATTCTGAATAACAAGCTATATGTTGTTGGAGGGGTCAGTAGGGGACCAGGAGGACTGAGTCCTCTTCGGTCTGCTGAAGTTTATGACCCCTGCTCAGATACATGGTCACAGGTTCCAAGCATGCCATTTTCTAAAGCTCAAGCATTACCTACTCCCTTTTTGGTTGACATGCTAAAGCCTATTGCCACTGGGATGATTTCATACTCAGGAAGGTTGTGTGTGCCACAAAGTTTATACTCATGGCCCTTCTTTGTGGATGTGGGAGGGGAAATGTATGATCCAGAAACTAATTCATGGACTGAAATGCCAGTTGGCATGGGAGAGGGGTGGCCTGCTCGGCGAGCAGGTACAAAAGTGAGTGTTGTCGTTGATGATGAATTATATGCATTGGATCCTTCTAATTCCCTGGATAGCGGTAAGATCAAGGTATATGATCAACGAGAAGATGCTTGGAAAGTTGTTATAGGTAAGGTTCCTATCTGTGATTTCTCAGATGCAGAATCTCCGAGTCTACTTGCCGCATTTCATGGAAAGCTTCATGTCATAGCAAAAGATGCCAGTCGTCAGATTGAAGTATTACAGGCTGATTTACGTGATGATCTGGGTTCTTCACCATCAAGCTCTTCTTCTTCACCTGGTTCATTGGAGGAACATCCCGACTTGCTGCCTGAATCCGACACAGTTGTTTGGAAGGTCATTGCAGCAAGGGATTTTGGTTCTGCTGAACTTGTTAGCTGTCAAGTTCTTGAAATATAA
- the LOC120009334 gene encoding F-box/kelch-repeat protein At1g22040 isoform X1 produces MGAILSLAGPKCKTSEYSEVPQNDGCKRQKISSNIFEESPRLIPSLPDEISILILARIPRICYFNLRLVSQKWKATIMTPELLKLRKELGRTEEWVYILTKSEDDKLFWHALDPSSRKWQRLPPLPSILCEEEPSKGLSGLWNMIGPSINIADLLRRWLGRKDAMDEIPFCGSAIGAVNGCIYLLGGFSRSSAMKCVWRFDPISNVWSEANPMSVGRAYCKTGILNNKLYVVGGVSRGPGGLSPLRSAEVYDPCSDTWSQVPSMPFSKAQALPTPFLVDMLKPIATGMISYSGRLCVPQSLYSWPFFVDVGGEMYDPETNSWTEMPVGMGEGWPARRAGTKVSVVVDDELYALDPSNSLDSGKIKVYDQREDAWKVVIGKVPICDFSDAESPSLLAAFHGKLHVIAKDASRQIEVLQADLRDDLGSSPSSSSSSPGSLEEHPDLLPESDTVVWKVIAARDFGSAELVSCQVLEI; encoded by the coding sequence ATGGGAGCCATTTTGAGCTTGGCTGGTCCCAAGTGTAAGACAAGTGAGTACAGCGAggtcccacaaaatgatggctGTAAGCGGCAAAAAATATCCTCAAACATTTTTGAAGAGAGCCCAAGGTTGATTCCAAGTCTTCCTGATGAGATTTCAATTTTGATTCTTGCTAGAATTCCAAGAATTTGCTATTTTAATCTTAGGTTGGTGTCTCAAAAATGGAAGGCAACTATTATGACCCCCGAGCTGttaaaattgagaaaagaaCTTGGAAGGACAGAAGAATGGGTATATATATTGACCAAGAGTGAAGATGATAAACTTTTCTGGCATGCTTTGGATCCTTCATCAAGAAAATGGCAGAGACTGCCGCCGTTGCCTAGCATTTTATGTGAAGAAGAACCTAGCAAGGGTTTGTCTGGCCTATGGAACATGATAGGGCCAAGTATAAATATTGCTGATCTATTAAGGAGATGGCTTGGGCGAAAAGATGCAATGGATGAAATACCATTTTGTGGTTCTGCCATTGGTGCTGTCAATGGATGTATATATTTGCTTGGTGGATTCTCTAGATCTTCGGCCATGAAATGTGTTTGGAGATTTGATCCTATTTCAAACGTATGGAGTGAAGCCAATCCCATGTCCGTTGGTAGGGCCTACTGTAAAACTGGGATTCTGAATAACAAGCTATATGTTGTTGGAGGGGTCAGTAGGGGACCAGGAGGACTGAGTCCTCTTCGGTCTGCTGAAGTTTATGACCCCTGCTCAGATACATGGTCACAGGTTCCAAGCATGCCATTTTCTAAAGCTCAAGCATTACCTACTCCCTTTTTGGTTGACATGCTAAAGCCTATTGCCACTGGGATGATTTCATACTCAGGAAGGTTGTGTGTGCCACAAAGTTTATACTCATGGCCCTTCTTTGTGGATGTGGGAGGGGAAATGTATGATCCAGAAACTAATTCATGGACTGAAATGCCAGTTGGCATGGGAGAGGGGTGGCCTGCTCGGCGAGCAGGTACAAAAGTGAGTGTTGTCGTTGATGATGAATTATATGCATTGGATCCTTCTAATTCCCTGGATAGCGGTAAGATCAAGGTATATGATCAACGAGAAGATGCTTGGAAAGTTGTTATAGGTAAGGTTCCTATCTGTGATTTCTCAGATGCAGAATCTCCGAGTCTACTTGCCGCATTTCATGGAAAGCTTCATGTCATAGCAAAAGATGCCAGTCGTCAGATTGAAGTATTACAGGCTGATTTACGTGATGATCTGGGTTCTTCACCATCAAGCTCTTCTTCTTCACCTGGTTCATTGGAGGAACATCCCGACTTGCTGCCTGAATCCGACACAGTTGTTTGGAAGGTCATTGCAGCAAGGGATTTTGGTTCTGCTGAACTTGTTAGCTGTCAAGTTCTTGAAATATAA